In Dehalococcoidales bacterium, the genomic window CGGCGAGGACGTTATCCTGGAGCTCCTGGACGTTTACCGGGGTGAAAAGGGGCGGGGCAAAAAAGAGCTGCTGGCCAGGCTGGCGGAGATTCCCGGCGTCTACGTGCCCGGCTTCTATGAAGTACAATACTCCCCCGACGGCCTCATTAAAAGCTTTAGCCCCACCCATCCCGCGGCCAAAGCGCGCTTGCAGCGCCGCCTGGTGAACCTGCTGCCGCCGCCGGTGGTGAACCCGGTGGTGCCCTATATAGAAATCACCCACGACCGCGGCGCCATCGAGGTGCAGCGGGGGTGCAGTCGCGGCTGCCGCTTCTGCCAGGCCGGGATGATATACCGCCCGGTGCGCGAACGCCCCCACGAGGAAGTCATCAAAGCGGCCGGGGACATTATAGCGTCCTGCGGCTACGACGAAATATCGCTGGTGTCCCTGAACACGTCCGATTATTCCGGCATCAATGAGCTGGTGGCGGGGCTGGCCAAACGCTATCCCGGGCTGGCGGTATCGCTCCCCAGCCTGCGCCTGGACACCTCCTCCGTGCGCCTGGTGGGGTCCCTGCCCACCCGCAGCCGCACCGGCCTCACCTTCGCCCCGGAAGCGGGCAGCGAAAGGCTGCGGCGCGCTATCAACAAAAACGTGACGGACGCCGACCTGCTGGAAACGGCCGCCACCGCTTTCAAACGCGGCTGGACCAGCCTCAAGCTCTATTTCATGGTCGGGCTGCCCACGGAGACGCTGGATGACGTGGTGGGCATCATCACTTTGGTGGACAAAGTCCGCGCCGAGGGCAAAAAGGCCTCCGGCAAAAAGCCGATGATAAGGGTGAGCGTGGGGACTTTCGTGCCCAAGCCGCATACCCCCTTCCAGTGGAGTCAACAGGAAGGCGGGGAATCGCTGACCACCAAGCAGGAGCTATTGCAGAACGGACTCCGGCAAAAGGGCGTCCGGCTGTCCTGGCACGACCCCCGCATCAGCCTGCTGGAAGCCGCCGTGTCCCGGGGCGACCGCCGGCTGGGCAAGGTCATTCACCGCGCCTGGGAGCTCGGCTGCAAGTTCGATGCCTGGAGCGAGCATTACAACCATGATAGCTGGCTCAAGGCTTTTGCCGATTGCTCCCTCGAACCTGGGTTCTACGCCTGCCGCGAACGCTCCCTGGACGAAATCCTGCCGTGGGGGCATATAGATGCCGGCGTCAGCCAGGCGTTTTTAAAGCGGGAGTACCAGAAAGCCAAAGAGGAAGCGGACACGCCGGACTGCCGCACCGGGGACTGCAACGCCTGCGGGCTGGAGCAATCAGAGACGTGCCGGGCCTCTCACTAATGTCATCCTGAGCTTTTTTGTCATTCTGAGCTCTTTTTGTCATTCTGAGCTCTTTTTGTCATTCTGAGCCTCTTTTGTCATTCTGAGCGAAGCGAAGAATCTCGGGGTGGCAGGGAACATTTTCCAGTTGAGCACAAGAGCAATTGCGCGTTTACGCAAATGCGTATTTCCCGGTGTTGTCACTCTGAATCCCCCGTTGTCATCCTGAATCCCCCGTTGTCATTCTGACGAAGGTCAGAATCCACTGTTAATACCAGCTTTTAGTTAGCTTTCATTGTTGGATTCCAGCCCCCGATTGTCATACGGGGCACGGCTGCGCTGGAATGACATATGAGTAATTACGCAAATGCGCATTACCGCTCGCTTATCATTGCGAGGCGCTTAGTAACGAAGCAATCCCATCCCCTTTTCCCCACCGCTTTTTCATACCTTACCCACTTATTCGCCCTCTCCGTTGACAGCGAAGGAGACAATAGTTTGAATACTCTCAGCTTTACACTCTGGATTGCCTCCTCTCTGCCCGCGGAGAGGAGGTCAGGAGAAAAGGTCAGACCCCTCTTCCTTTTCCCCCTGCAGAGAGGCTTGTCCGCCGGAGTTTTAGCACAGGTGGGAGGGTCAGGAGAAAAGGTCGGGGAGGTATCAATTTTACCCACAAAACAAAAAGAGGGGGCTTTTTGAAGTGACCCCCAAAAGCTAGACACTTTTATTATAGGGCAAAAAGGGCTTGTTGTCTGTGAATAGCAGGTGGCAAGCCCTTTAACTTTATCTTGATACGTCGGTTGTTGTAGTAGTCCAT contains:
- a CDS encoding TIGR03960 family B12-binding radical SAM protein; its protein translation is MLTDEILHKVIRPARYTGGEWNITVKDWEETPIKVALAFPDTYELGMSNMAIPILYDILNRQADVLAERCYAPWVDMEAALRENHIPLPSLESRRPLKDFDIIGFSLGYELCYTNVLNMLDLAGLPLRSADRDDSHPLIIAGGSCTMNPEPMSDFIDAFVIGDGEDVILELLDVYRGEKGRGKKELLARLAEIPGVYVPGFYEVQYSPDGLIKSFSPTHPAAKARLQRRLVNLLPPPVVNPVVPYIEITHDRGAIEVQRGCSRGCRFCQAGMIYRPVRERPHEEVIKAAGDIIASCGYDEISLVSLNTSDYSGINELVAGLAKRYPGLAVSLPSLRLDTSSVRLVGSLPTRSRTGLTFAPEAGSERLRRAINKNVTDADLLETAATAFKRGWTSLKLYFMVGLPTETLDDVVGIITLVDKVRAEGKKASGKKPMIRVSVGTFVPKPHTPFQWSQQEGGESLTTKQELLQNGLRQKGVRLSWHDPRISLLEAAVSRGDRRLGKVIHRAWELGCKFDAWSEHYNHDSWLKAFADCSLEPGFYACRERSLDEILPWGHIDAGVSQAFLKREYQKAKEEADTPDCRTGDCNACGLEQSETCRASH